The Caldalkalibacillus thermarum genome includes the window ATCTCTGACATGCTCTTCAAGACGGGCAGCCAATTTGGGTCCTTCAGTTTGCTTGACACCGATGAAATTTTCAATCGTTAATGTATCCAGTATCTGCCCTCCGAATCGCTCGACTACAATGCCGGTGCGTATGCCTTTTCGGGCGGCATAAATGGCGGCACTGGCTCCTGCCGGTCCCCCGCCTATCACCAGTACATCGAACGGATCTTTGTTGCTCAGTTCAGCCGGGTCCACTTCTCCACCAATTTTGGCCAAAATATCCTCCAGAGACATCCTGCCACTGCCAAAGGGTTCCCCATTCAAAAACACGGTCGGAACCGCCATAATGTTTTTACGCTCCACTTCTTCCTTGAAAGCGGCTCCATCAATCATGGTGTGGGAAATATTCGGATTGAGAATACTCATCAGATTAAGGGCCTGAACCACATCCGGACAGTTGTGACAACTTAAGCTGACAAAAGTTTCAAAGCGGTATTCGCCTTTAATGTTTTTAATCCGTTCAACAATGGATTGATTCACCTTTGGCGGTCTTCCACTCACTTGCAGAAGCGCCAGTATGAAAGAGCTGAATTCGTGTCCCAAAGGCAAACCGGCAAAGACAACACCCGTCTCTTCGCCAGGGCGATTGACACTAAAGCTGGGCACCCTATCCAGCTGTGTACGGTCAACTTTGATTTTGGGGGACATTTCCGTCAGTTCTTTAACAAGCTCAAGCATTTTGCGGGACAGGTCGTCTTCCCCTGCTGATACTTTTAAAACAACTTCTCCTTCAAGGAGTTCAAGATATTGTTTTAACTGTGTTTTTGTTTCTTGATCAAGTACCATGTCCGTCCCTCCAAATCAATTGAAAGTTTTACAAAACAGCCTTTCCTGGACGGGCGGCGTCCGTCCGGAAAGGCTTGACTGGTTTTGTTACGAAAACAGCCTTAGATTTTACCTACAAGATCGATGCTGGGCTTTAATGTTTCTTCTCCTTCTTTCCATTTGGCCGGGCAAACTTCACCAGGGTTGTTTCTGACGTATTGGGCAGCCTTGATTTTGTTGATCAAGGTGCTGGCATCACGGCCGATACCATCGGCATTAATTTCAACGGCCTGAATAATGCCATCGGGATCAATAATAAACGTACCTCTCTGGGCGAGGCCTTCTTCTTCATTCAAAACATCAAAATTGCGGGAAAGGGTCTGGCTCGGATCACCAATCATTGGAAAAGTAATTTTCCCAATCGCTTCAGAGCTGTCATGCCAAGCTTTGTGGGTGAAATGCGTGTCCGTTGACACGGAATACACTTCTACGCCAAGTGCTTTCAGCTCCTCGTAATGGTTTTGCAGGTCTTCAAGTTCAGTAGGGCAAACAAAGGTAAAATCTGCTGGATAGAAACAAATGACGCTCCATTTGCCCTTCAAATCCTGTTCGGTCACCTCAATGAACTCACCGTTGTGATAGGCCTTTGCTTTAAATGGTTTAACTTCTGTACCAACTAATGACATGGTTGATCCTCCTTTTCTTGTTGTATACCCTGCCCCGGCATCAAGATATGTAGTAGGCCACCGAAGCAGATAGATTATAATTATTTTAATGACAAAATTATTATTATATATTATAACCAGCTTTGTCAACTCTTATGCTCAGCTTAAAAAATTACAGAATGGTGAAATACTTGACACTTTAATTGTGAGCTTTTTGCAAACGGCAGTGACCGGCTGCACCCCGGGGTGAAGCGCTTCTCAACTTTTGAGCATATGGATGTAAGTCCATATGCTAAAAAAGAGAGGCAATCTCTCACGAGATTCTAATTTTTACAGTTGTTCGAAGGAAAACAGGCTTTCTTGGAGAATATACTATAGTGACTTCATCCTTTCTTGATTTTTTTGTTTGGTCACTTGAAATATTCTTCAAGAAGGGATGAAGCCCTTTATTTGGACCTCAAATCCTTTGTGTTTCAATGGCTCTATTTAATGCAAAATACTCTTCTTTAAAAAAATCCTCTCTGGACCAATAATTATTTTACTCTATCTTGAACAAACCGAACTATGCGATAGTTTATGCTATATGGTAAAATATCGGTAATGGATTGATTACAGTGAGGAGGGATATTAAGTTTGAAAAACAAAAAATTCTTAATTGTATTTCTTCTGGTCATTTTAGGAGTTGGTGTCTTTTTGATTGTAGATCAAATGAAAACAACCACATTTGGAGAAGTTCTTACAAATTTACTTGATGAAGATGAAAATATCACTGAAATATATATTCATTATTATTATCCACCAGAAGAGGAAAAGAAAATGGTTCTAAACGATAAGGATGAAATTGATCAATTCATTGAACAATCTTCAGATATGATATTAAAACCAACCAATAAGCTATACGATGCTGGATACATCATGTTTTTTAGAACCGATAATGAAACATATGCAATGACCTTGGGGCGTAATGAGATTTTGCGCGTAAGTGGTCATGTCAAAGATTATCAAATTGTCGGAGAGAATCAGCTTATCGAAGTCATAGAATCATTTGATGAGAAGTGGGAATTGCGTGAATAAGGTACGAAATTTCTATCGAGTAGAAGTGGGGGCTAATCCCCGTCCCCTCACACAAGTATGCCCCTCAGCATTAGAGGGTTTTTGAAAGATCTGAGTTAAACTCTTAAGCCTTGTGCATGCCAGTTACCAAGGGCTTTGTATAATTGTGGCGTCCTGGTTGTATGCCATGCCCTTTGTGTGTGTTTGCAATCTCAAACACCTCATGTTCTTTAAAGCTAAGTGCCCTGAGTTTCACGTACTCTGGTTTTGACTCTTTTCCATTGATGCCATCGGCATAGTCTAAGTCTACTCCTGATCCATTCCAATCTCTGACCTGCACGCTTACTGCGTACGTAAATGTTACAATCGTCCGTCGGCATAGCAGCAGAAGTTTAACCCCCGCTTTTCAAGTTCCTTATCCAGATCGTCCAGGAGAATTTTGGCACAAAAAATGCAGGCTCAAATGTCCTGGCTTGGCTTAAAATATGTTTAAATGAGACCGAAATCAAGGCAATTTAATATCAGTTACATCCGTAAACTTTATCCATATGCTTTCTTTGCCGTTATTTACCTTAATTTTTCCTGTTTGGTGATCAATTTTTTCTATCTTTCCAGTCAGCTCTGTATCCTCATACTCACCAAAAATAGTTATTTGGCATAATAACCCATTACAATGCGCTTCCATGATAATTCGGTTCCACTCTTCAATTTGCTGTTGGTCAAAATCCGGTTTACGCTTCTTTTTCTGCTCCATATGATACTTGTGAAGAGCCTCTATATGCTCTGGAAGCATGAATCGACTGCCTTCCCACATCAAGTTTGACCCAGGT containing:
- the ahpF gene encoding alkyl hydroperoxide reductase subunit F; translation: MVLDQETKTQLKQYLELLEGEVVLKVSAGEDDLSRKMLELVKELTEMSPKIKVDRTQLDRVPSFSVNRPGEETGVVFAGLPLGHEFSSFILALLQVSGRPPKVNQSIVERIKNIKGEYRFETFVSLSCHNCPDVVQALNLMSILNPNISHTMIDGAAFKEEVERKNIMAVPTVFLNGEPFGSGRMSLEDILAKIGGEVDPAELSNKDPFDVLVIGGGPAGASAAIYAARKGIRTGIVVERFGGQILDTLTIENFIGVKQTEGPKLAARLEEHVRDYDIDIIQPYRAKRLEKKELIEIELENGAVLKSKTVIISTGARWRELGVPGEAELKNKGVAYCPHCDGPLFENKDVAVIGGGNSGVEAAIDLAGIARHVTLLEFLPELKADAILQERLYSLDNVTVLKNVETKSINGTERVQGLTYVERDSGEEKELKLDGVFIQIGLVPNTEWLEGTVERNRFGEIIVDKYGATNIPGVFAAGDCTDAAYKQIIISMGSGATAALGAFDYLIRN
- a CDS encoding YolD-like family protein: MHRETKITPGSNLMWEGSRFMLPEHIEALHKYHMEQKKKRKPDFDQQQIEEWNRIIMEAHCNGLLCQITIFGEYEDTELTGKIEKIDHQTGKIKVNNGKESIWIKFTDVTDIKLP
- the ahpC gene encoding alkyl hydroperoxide reductase subunit C codes for the protein MSLVGTEVKPFKAKAYHNGEFIEVTEQDLKGKWSVICFYPADFTFVCPTELEDLQNHYEELKALGVEVYSVSTDTHFTHKAWHDSSEAIGKITFPMIGDPSQTLSRNFDVLNEEEGLAQRGTFIIDPDGIIQAVEINADGIGRDASTLINKIKAAQYVRNNPGEVCPAKWKEGEETLKPSIDLVGKI